The genomic interval TCAGAatggtatgtttttttgtttgttgttgtctcatacttttaaaTACACTGTTATTTGTATATGCTACTGCTTATGTTTGCTTCTAATATTcggttttatcctgattaaaaCTGTAATTCAGCAGAATACATGATCGTATTGTAGCATTTTTGTAAAGTGATTGTTTTTTTGTAACAGTAAGAAGTGTTTGCCAGCAAGTACTGTCCGCTACCATTGTAATCGCGTGCTTCTCAGATGTTTAACATTTTTCGTAGCTATGTGgaaaaatatctgtctgtctaaaCACAAAAGTGTATAACTGGAACACAGTTCATTGATGGAGCTGAGCTGATaatctgaatgagagagagagatgcagagtaGTGCGTGTGCAGAACAGGGGGAAGTGAGGAACAGGATTAAGATCATTAACTGATTTTGAAAcgtgtgaatccattagaatcttTCTAAGACAGAATCCTGATtcatatatgaatagattttttttttggtgcaccccatagttttggcactgtggcaacaactcttcctcttctctaagcAGGGCAGCATGGCGGGGTTTCTAAACATTTCTGTCTTTTTGATATCAACAACTGGGAAGTAGCTCATTGTAGCCCCTACCAACTGTATTTGTAGGAATTCTACTACCagaatttttacatttgcattgaactttcagcatTGTAACTTTTTTCTGATTTGTGTGCCtaaaaatgactgattttgtggCGGTAATATTTATGGCCTTTCTTATTGTTTTACAGTGAAAATATACCACAGACAACCTTCTAATACTGTTATTACTTTTATGACTTTGAGAAACATTGAAGGTCTCCAGACTAACATTTGAGGAAAACCAACACCAATGCCATGAAGTTCTACAGAAGGTAGCACCAGCACCTGACACTAAAGCACTCTCGCAGATGTATCTCTGAGATGTCAATTTGATGTttgcatttacatatatatattacatatatataatagacatttagaatgcatgtaaaacttGTAAAGCTTCTGAGACCTTTATTAGAGTACACAGCAGATGTTTCCCAGATCTTTAGCAGACGTCTTACAGATGACTGATTTACAGATGCTCTTGTAGATCAGTCATGATGAGAATGCAAGTCTGTTCATTCCATTTTTGGAACTGAGACACAAACTTTCTTTGACTGAATGTGCATTGCGATGACGTCACGAGACACGTCTAAGGCCAAAATCTGCAGCAATTATGAAAATTTGCGAGCTTTTGCGAAAATTTGCGAGCTTGCCTAATTTTGTGATAAATTCAGCGATCACAGAATCGCAAAATCCTGGATGGaaatcttacgggtttggaacgggATGAGGGACaaattaatgaaagaattttcatttttgagtgaactaccaGTTAAAAgaatgctgctttatatttttgtggaaatggttaatgaacagaaagttcagaagaacagccttctttgtaaaatgttgttttgtaaGACAtagctttactgtcacttttgatcaactgaatgcatccttgctgaacaaagtatactttaaatattttttacatgcatatgCATATGCTATAAAATCTCTTGCTTGACTGAGGCTGACAAATAACTGAAGTTTATCTCTTAAAATAGGAGTTGCTCTCAAGTGTGATTTAAGTCTAATCTAATGCTAGAGAGGACTTCACTTCATAACTAAAAAGATGGGGAAAAGCTCCCTCTAGTGGAGGGAGAGAGAATATTTTCTTGTTACTTTAAAAGACTAACCAGATTTTCCTTCTGAATTCGCTCTTGCTCTCGTTGTCTGTTGAGGGTGCTGTGATAAAGGCGCATGGGTGGTGCACTACTCCTGCGACTGCTGGTTTTCGAGCAGGAAGACCTGTCTTTATGTGAACATGACGATGACCGGGACAGTTCACATAATAGCCGCTGGTTCTCCCGATCGATATCCCGTACCTCTTCatttttgaaggaatagttcTTACGGCTGCTGCCAACACTGCCAGGACTGGAGACCATAAGTACTCGGTTTAATTGTTTCTCTACATTTAAAAACGCTGCAAAGGAGAGAAAGAGACTCTTAAgaaacaaccacaacaacaaaaacaacatctCGATTCACAACACAAACCTGGTCCATCCTCTCCTTCTGAACTTATACTGTCCTGACCATTTGAAACATCATTTGAAACCATCTTCTCAGTAACACTGGGCTGTTGTTGCTGTTGAACATCTTTTGCCACAAGTTCAGAAGGCAGAAACACATCAATGAACTGAGAAGGACTAACATTTGGTGACGAGAGAGGGGTAACATCAGTAACGGTGTCTTCAGATTCTGCCGTTTCTTTTTGTCGTTCTTTCTTGTAAACTGAACCGACCCGCTGATGTTTTACAGGTGATTTCTGAGATTGAAAAAAGCTTCTCTTTTCACTACTGGGGGAGGACTCAGGGTCAGATTGTGATGAACGGCTACAGCTCAGCTTGTGGAATTTTCCCGCAGATTTTTTAGGTGTTCCGTTGGACACTTCCTTACGTCTCATTGATCGCGTGACTGGGGATATCACATCCTCCTCACTTTCATCGTCACTACGATGGTATCCATCATCATCGCTGTTAACATTAACATTGGGTTTACTCAGTTTACAATCATCTTCCAGCTCTCTTTCCTCATCAGATGAGTATGAATGCAGACTAGATCCTTCATCTGATTGGCCATGGTTCACAGTCTCTGAGCTTTTGGCACTTGGGAGTGATAAAGAGCCTTTGAAAAATCCATCACAACTTCGTCGCTCTCTTTTATATGCTCTCTCTTCACTTTGCCCCTTGCTGCCCCGCTTTGAATCATCATCCAGTTTTACTTTATCTTTACTGTTCCTTACACTTTGAGCTTCACTTCCTATCTGATCCATTGAAACATGGGGTTCTTCACCTGTTTTCTCATTTTGTCTTTCCATGGCCTTCTGTTTATTGAGCGGCCCATCATTAGAAGCAAGTCCACTAGCTTCACAGTCACTATCAAAGAACGAGTGGTCAACTTCTCCCTCTAGCTCTTTGGGGCTGTACATTTCTGAACCGTGTCTTCCAAATATTTcctgaatggaaaaaaaaaagatgcagcagtaaaaataaataaataaacctaaaaagAATAAACCAGacaaacatttttatacatttaaaataattatatatatatatatatatatatatatatatatatatatataaattctagctatattaatttttttattctaaaaattaATCCTTGtccaaaaaaatcacaaacaaccGGAAGTCATGGGGGTTCACACATGGCCAGACATAGCACAAtcctataaacaaacaaacaaataaaagttatCTCAATATTAAGGGACTGGTAACCGATTTAACagaaattacaatatttaaaccGATTATCAGTGCCTTTCTGTTGTTTCcttgcattaataaaaacaacaatacactgGAGAATCTTTCATAGCTGTTAAGCTAACGGGAAAAAGctcaatttacatttacaaagcaGAGATGAGAGCAGTGTATCTGAACATGCTTAGTTTGCTTACAACACACACAGGGGACATGTTTTTGTTACAAAAGCTGTTTAGCAATGCTGCCCCAGAATTAGACTGGCAAGCTCTGCTATGTTTAATGTatgttacatattttttaaattacaaattagaCAATAAATATGGTGTATAGATGCAAAACTCGCACAAGTCATACGGCTAACGTTAGTTAGCAGCGCCTACCTTCTGAAATTCACATCAAAACATGCGCGAACGCGACACTGTCAAACTAAATCTCCAAAACACAAAGCTAACGTCTTCATTTTATTTCCCTGTATATCTTGAAATGCTGTCTAGAAAGATGTGTTGTTTTATAGATAAGAGCTAAAACAGGCTGTTTCAGTTGTCCACCTCACTAGGCACAGAAGAGTGTGTGTGGGTTCGTTAGCTACTGTAACTAGGTGACGTCATTTTCTCAAAGAGTTCGCGCCGCAAAGACAGGGCAAGTCTGCTGTATTTATTTTCACTTCAGTTCTTTTGTTATTCTCTATCTAATACTGGTCTAATATATTGCAATGCGagcaaattatttattataatttttaaggtttttatgtttttgcactGGTATTTTGTTTCTTACAGCTAACGAACCTGTGATATACAGTTGATTTGTGCATCCACTCCTGTTTTTATACATGATCCACTCCCATATAATGTTGAATACAGTTGGGTCGATTCATTTTtacagattctctctctctctctctacttttttcgggattctttgatgaattgaaagttcactgttcaaaagttgtgTAAGctaattattttcattcatttatgagaaagaaattaatacttattaTTCAACAAGTTTATGGTGAAGacttaaattagaaaatataaaatatttatattttaatttatattttgttaatttatattattaataattataaaaaaataagcctATCACAagttccaataataataatgataataataataaaaaaataataataattaaaaggcacaactgtttccaacattgatgtgacactgaagagtggagtaatggctgatgaccCGTTTAAAAACCCTTGCCATAGATGTcccatgaatgaatgaataacaaATGCTTTAACAACATTATTACATTCATATCAATACATTAAACAGAAGAGAATGTTAAGGATGTTTAAATGCTGTTAAATGCAAGTCAACCATGCAAGTCTTTAATGTCTATTTTATTATTGTCTAAATAATGTGCTGGACTAAATTGCATGTGATGCATCATGCATTCATCTCTATCTAGGTGAgctgcatttttttatgtaatatcacTCAAGCTGTTAAACAAGCATTAAGTGTGTCTGCTGTTATAGCCTGGTACAGTAGGCTATGCGACAACTGTACTTGTTTACTGATGCTGCTGCCAACTCATTCTTAAAGGCTGGCATTCTGCTAGATTGTGGGCGTGCAGAACATAACATTCCCTCAGACTCTTTTGTTTGCTTGGCACAAGTGGCATGGCAGATCCATCATCCTCACACCAGGCAAAGGCCAGACTTGCAAATCCACCAAATATATTCAGATGCCACCCTCTGcttctaaataaaatgtataataggcTATTTGCACTTGTACATGACCAAGTAAAGGACAGTGTAGAGCTGTGCAACAACGCTTTATATGTATTAACAGAAATTCAccttttcagttttgtttaaagTAATTTGTGACAGATAATTCTGCAGcaaataaaattgttaacatAATTTGAGAAGTCAGTAGATGCAAAATGACCATAAACTCGTAAGCATGAaggaagaaacaacaacaacacaattcTACAAAAACAGTGTAATTTGTCTTTGACCAACTCATTTCAACTTCAAATCACCAGTtcgatttttttctcaaataagaCGTCATCGCAATGCACATTCAATCAAAGAAAGTTTGTGTCTCAGTTCCGAAAATGGAATGAACAGACTTGCGTTCTCATCATGACTGATCTACAAGAGCATCTGTAAATCAGTCATCTGTAAGACGTCTGCTAATTTCTCAGAAGACCATAATGTAAAACAGTTTCTTTATACAGCTGAGTATCTCAGATGAACAAAGTGCGTACGTGTGGAACTGCACAGCTTGTTCGCGAGCTGTTGGAGGATTGATACAGTCACGTTATAATGACCGCCCATTCTCGATCATGATTGGTCGGTAATAAAGAACCACGTGTTCTAAACAGCATTTGTACTTCTGCTTTTTATTGTACTACATGGGTCTGTGTGCTTGTCTGATTGCAGAACACTTCTGATCAGCAGCGGAGCGACTGTGTCTCACGCCCAGTTCAACTTTTATACGGAATATTCTTTGTGGAATTATCCAGACATCATGTTTTTGCTTGAGACAGAGTCGGTGAGTCAATTAATGAATTGATACTATTATGTGcatgaaaagaaaacataatgtctagcaaaaaaaaaaaaaaaaaaaaaaaaaaaaaaaaaatcctgtttcaGTCATTCTACTTATAAATTTTTAAAACCCAGAACGCGCTTTAAATCTTTTATTAGAAAACGGTAAATCAGGTTCAAATGTTGTTTCCGTTTCTTTACACATCCGTTCAGCTGGACTGCACGAGTGACCTTTTTGAAAGCGGGTTCGCGGTGAATGGAGGTTTGAATGGTCCCGGACAGTCTCCTGCTCATCTTGCGGCATGCGGAGGGCAGGCTTTCTGCTTGCTTTGGCTGTTGCAAACCGGTGCTGATGCAAACCAGCAGGTACAACGTCTTTAAAACCTTCCCCTCTTTAAATCAGCAGTAGTTGTGTTGATGGTCATGATAATCAAAATGTCCAGATTTTCGCATTTCCTGTTTCAATTTTTTGTGAATTTCTTAAGGACGCTAGTGGAGAGACACCGATGCATAAAGCAGCCAGAGCTGGCAGCTTGGAGTGCATCAGTGTGCTGATGGCAAGTGATGCACATTTTGAGTAAGTGTATTGTTTCATAGTTCCTGTTTCAAGCATTTGTTTGATAGAAGTACAAGTACATTTATTGTCCCAATCATGTTATAATCTTGGTTGGAAATCATATTTTTATCGTCTTTCATCACAGTAGTCTGTCACATGTTCGTAAACATAAATTgagttaacattaaaataataataaaaaaaataatattgttttctttggTTATCCTTTTAAAGATTTGCATATGTTCAATATCACTTTTTTTGGTATTCTATcagattatacacacacacacactatatttgGTGTCGCTTCAACAGTGTTTTCAGTAACATTGGTGTAATTTGGTTTGTCTCACTTTAAAACATTCATACAAtcttattaattacaaaaattatatatatatatatatatatatatatacacacacacacacacattttatgtatttatcaaaatgtaaaatcaaaagacattaaaaatatgttgtatgattagaaaatattatttttatttgcaatacCATTCATAGGTTTAGGGTCATTAagatttttctattgtttttgaaaatagtctcttatgctcaccaaggctgtgaaatagattatatttatgattacagtgttgaaaaaagttatgctgcttaatattttagggAAACCGTAATATATTTTCAGATTCtttgacctttttattttttttaatattttgtgtgacAGTCTTCACTGCCacatttgttgaataaaagtatacatttccttcaaaagaaaaaaaaaatcttacttttaaTATCTAAATCAGCTGACACCACGCTCTTAGAAATAAAGGTTATTTTTTGGCATCGATGATTCCAGAAAGAtaccatccatggaaccttttcattcacatttacactggaaaaaaggttatttagattaattattaaaacgTTCCAGTTTCTTTACTGAAAAAACTatctttgttaattttattatcaatgtttatatAATCAATCCAAAGGCACATAGGCATATTAATTTTCAAAAGAGCTCCAACATAACAAGAATGCCCCTTTGTTTACCTGTAAAAGCAAACATCATCCCCAACAACTATAACCATCTTATGAAGAGAAACACTTCTCTAATTAACTATTCCATTTTCCACTCAGCATTTGCAACAACGGTGGACAGACAGCCGAAGATATTGCTAGGTCTTGTGGGTTTGAGGAGTGCGGGAGGTTTTTGAACATGCATCGCAGAACACGAGCCTTAAAGAACGCTTCATCATCCTTCTCTGAACAGCACATACTGAGCAGCTCTCACGCAGGACAGAAGAGAGGCCGTGAATGCTCCACTTCTCAAGACGGAAAGAAAGCACGGGACTGGTGATGAATGTTCTCAAAGAAAGAGAATTTGAAGTAACATATAGACTGTTAAACCATTGCTGGTGTGAATGGTAAACAGAAGAATCAGTATGTGGACATTTGGTATGGAGCCTCAGCAGTCAAGATAAATTGACACTGTTCTGGGTTCAGTGATTTGGAGTCTTAAGTACAATAGTACTGACTGACACTAGTACTCCAGAACAGTTCGGAGCCACGCTCCATAAATATACCTGCCATCATAGAGCAGAAAGGAATcaaggaaaagagagagaattttaacttaaattttaacTTGGATCACGTGTTGTGAACCAATCACATAAAAACCCTGATGGCACTGAAATACTTTCAGAGTTTTATGACGCTGTGTATATATGTGAATGCAATGAGCAAAAGAGAAAAAAGCTGACTTCCTGCCAAGCTTGGCTAATCAAGAATTTCTTAATAAGGCAAAATTAGTTAAGTAGAGGTTCATGTCTCCCCGCAAAGGTCTCTGAGAAAAGTCAGACTTTGCAATAATCAATGAATAAGAAAACATTTGCCGGTTTAAGAAGATATTTTAgctgctgtttctttttttttcgttcTTATCTTATGTAAATGGTTCAAATATATCTTGTGAATTTAATGTATGATGAACTGGTAAAAGTCTTGAGGATATGTCGTCTTTAATATCATCCGTTTTTAGCTTGACTGAAAAACATACGTGATGTTTCTGAAATGAAAGTAACCTTAAGCGTGGCTGAGAACGGCTGTTAAAATAGGCATGgacatttaaaactgttttttgtaaaacttttttatgACATGTCAGTTTGCACTCCTTGATATGATAATTGAAATGATAATTCTTGTGTATCAATAAAAGTGGATAAGTGTCATGCACGTGACTCAGATGGTCTTGGGTCTCTGGGGAAGGCAGAGGTTGTAAAAAGCCTTTTGATCCCAGAAATCTGGCCCCCTCCATCCACACCAGCCCTGAAAAATATCACATCAATGAATGAGTTGTTAATTCTGAACAAGTAAGTTatgttttagattagattagattagattcaactttattgtcactgcacatgtaggtacaaggcagagatgctcacaagtctctgagctagagtccaagtcaagtctcaagtctctgagctagagtccaagtcaagtctcaagtctctgagctagagtccaagtcaagtctcaagtctctgagctagagtccaagtcaagtctcaagtctctgagctagagtccaagtcaagtctcaagtctctgagctagagtccaagtcaagtctcaagtctctgagctagagtccaagtcaagtctcaagtctctgagctagagtccaagtcaagtctcaagtctctgagctagagtccaagtcaagtctcaagtctctgagctagagtccaagtcaagtctcaagtctctttattatattaagtctctggttataataaatgttgcatcacgtacagcgacccatccaagctgcttagaacactgcatagctatatataaggaattcaaagcatgtaatatgttattatgacaactctatctattagcatacaatatcaactttgattttggtatataatcagtgtaaacaggctattgaaacatgacaaaaacaccaagaatgctttacttttaagttaatatctgtattttgcatttatggattcagtaatggccttctgtctgtcctggctgtatagctgcacacctcttgtctggcttaagaatgaacaaagctacgttgacttatgttattcatacaatacctactcacaaataaacatcaaaaacaaagccggctgcaatgaatttctgt from Carassius auratus strain Wakin chromosome 26, ASM336829v1, whole genome shotgun sequence carries:
- the LOC113044173 gene encoding ankyrin repeat domain-containing protein 37-like, whose protein sequence is MFLLETESLDCTSDLFESGFAVNGGLNGPGQSPAHLAACGGQAFCLLWLLQTGADANQQDASGETPMHKAARAGSLECISVLMASDAHFDICNNGGQTAEDIARSCGFEECGRFLNMHRRTRALKNASSSFSEQHILSSSHAGQKRGRECSTSQDGKKARDW
- the LOC113044171 gene encoding cilia- and flagella-associated protein 97-like, which encodes MYSPKELEGEVDHSFFDSDCEASGLASNDGPLNKQKAMERQNEKTGEEPHVSMDQIGSEAQSVRNSKDKVKLDDDSKRGSKGQSEERAYKRERRSCDGFFKGSLSLPSAKSSETVNHGQSDEGSSLHSYSSDEERELEDDCKLSKPNVNVNSDDDGYHRSDDESEEDVISPVTRSMRRKEVSNGTPKKSAGKFHKLSCSRSSQSDPESSPSSEKRSFFQSQKSPVKHQRVGSVYKKERQKETAESEDTVTDVTPLSSPNVSPSQFIDVFLPSELVAKDVQQQQQPSVTEKMVSNDVSNGQDSISSEGEDGPAFLNVEKQLNRVLMVSSPGSVGSSRKNYSFKNEEVRDIDRENQRLLCELSRSSSCSHKDRSSCSKTSSRRSSAPPMRLYHSTLNRQREQERIQKENLAFLKRLESVKPTPGMTRDEQLADYQRQCHYLGTHSTAIPPVKLKSSKTPERTSRPGSIPHKSRPETAKLRRTTPRPAWS